AGGGAATAGGCAAGGATGGAAGAAGGGTTCGACATGTTGATTGTTAACTTACTGATTACTTCTTACCGATACCGCCGTGCTGTTTGAAGACACGAGTCGGGGCAAATTCACCAAGCTTGTGGCCTACCATGTTTTCCGTGACGTACACGGTGGCAAAATTCTTGCCGGCGTGCACCAGGAAGGTCAAGCCTACGAAGTCAGGCGTAATCATGGATGCACGGCTCCAGGTCTTGATCGGCTTGCGATCGCCGGATTCAAGCTGAGCGTCGATCTTGGCGAGAAGCTTTTGACTGACAAAAGGGCCTTTTTTGAGAGAACGTCCCATGTTATATGATCCTAGTTAAAGTTATTGTGTATTGATTACTTGGAGTTGCGGCGCTGTACAATGACGGAATCGCTGGGCTTGCGGAGACGGCGGGTCTTCTGGCCCTTGACATGGCCCCAGGGAGACTTCAGGTGCTGGCGGCCGCCACCGGACTTGGACTTGCCTTCACCACCGCCGTTGGGGTGGTCGACGGGGTTCATCGTCATGCCGCGGACGGTGGGACGGACGCCCAGCCAGCGGGTGCGGCCGGCCTTGCCGGACATTTCGTTCATGTGCTGGGTATTGCCGACCTGACCGATGGTGCAGTAGCAATCCTCATTGAAACGGCGGATTTCACCGGAGGGCATCTTGATCAGCGCATAACCTGCTTCACGGTTGGAAACGATGGCCTGCTGACCGGCTGCACGGGCAACCTTGCCGCCGGAACCCGGACGGATTTCAATGTTGTGAACGGAGGTACCCAGGGGAACGTTCTTCAAAGGCATGGCATTGCCAACCTTGGGAGCAACCTTCTGGCCGCTTTCCACCTTCATGCCTACCTGCAGGCCGTTGGGGGCCAGGATGTAGGACTTTTCACCGTCCTTGTATTCGATCAGGGCGATGCGGCAGGTGCGGTTGGGATCGTATTCGATGGTGAGCACGGTGGCAGGCACATCGAACTTGTTGCGCTTGAAGTCCACCAGGCGGTACTTGCGCTTGTGGCCACCGCCAATGTGACGGGTGGTGATGCGGCCGTTATTGTTGCGGCCACCGGACTTCTTGAGGGGACGGCAGAGACTCTTTTCCGGAGTGGAGGTAGTGATTTCGTCAAAGGACGGCCACACCTTGTAGCGGTTAGAGGGAGTAACTGGCTTGAATGACTTGAGGGACATGATAGCTTTCCTTCCTAATAGGGGCTTTAAACGAGGTCAAGGGTTTCACCGTTGGCAAGCTTGATGTAAGCCTTTTTCCAATGGGCGGTGCGACCTGCGTCAGCACGGCGCTGACGCTTGAGCTTGCCGTCATAGTTGGCGGTACGGACAGAAGCGACCTTCTTGCCGAAAGCAACTTCAACAGCCTTCTTGATTTCGATCTTGTTGGCGTCGCGGTCAACTTCAAGGACCAGCTCTCCGGTGGTTTCCTGGAGCATGGTGGCCTTTTCGCTGATGCGCACCTTCTTAATGACTTGGTAAATGTCTTTCATGGCTTCTTAAGCAGTACGGCTGGCGAGGGTTTCTAAAGCGTTGTCAACGAGGATCACTGCGTCAGCCTTCATGAGCTGTTCAATGTTCACTTCAGCGGCGGTCATCAGGAGCACGTCCTGAACGTTGCGGCCGGCGAGGTAGGTGGCTTCATCAAAAGAAGCGGCCACGATGAGCACTTTCTTGGCGTCTGTCAGATCCTTGACGGCCTTGATGAAAGACTTGGTCTTTCCGTCGGCCACGGAGAATTCGGCAACGGTGCTGATTCTGGAAGCGGCGATCAGATCGCCCAGAACGCGGCGCAGGGCCAGACGGCGGGTGCTCTTGTTCACCTTCTTGGAATAGTCGCAGGGACGGGGGCCGAAGACCACGCCGCCGCCCACGAAAATGGGAGCGCGCTTGTCGCCGTGGCGGGCGTTGCCCGTACCCTTCTGGCGGAAGATCTTCTTGTTGTTGCCGCTGACTTCACCGCGGGTCTTGGTGTTGGCGGAACCGGTGCGGCGGTTTGCCTGATAAGCCACGATGAGATCGTGCACGGCCTGAGAGCCCTTGTCACTGCCTGCAACCTGGATGTTGGCGGCAGCGGCGGCTTCTAATGTAAAGGTATTTGCGGACATAGATAGGTTTTCCTATATTCAATGTGTGGTTGCTAAAGCCTACTTCTTCTTGGCGGGGCGGATCACGAGGTAGGAACCGCGTGCACCGGGAACGGCGCCGGAGATGAGGATAACATTGTCTTCCGGACGAACAGCCACAACCTTCAGGTTCTGAACCGTGCGCCTGGCGTTGCCCATCTGCCCGGGCATCTTCTGGTTCTTCCAGACGCGGCCGGGGGTGGAGCAACCACCCACACCACCGGTACGGCGGTGCATCATGGAACCGTGGGCGGCGGGAGAGCCGTGGAAGTTGTGGCGGCGCATTGCACCCTGGAATCCCTTGCCCTTAGAAGTGCCGATCACGTCAACCCACTGGCCGGCGGAAAAGAGATCCACGCCGGGATCTTCGGCGCCTTCGGCAGGCAGTTCGGAAGCTTCCACGCGGAATTCCTTGAGGAGCTTGGTGGGCTGAATGCCCAGTTTCTTGAAGTGGCCGGCCTGAGGCTTAGCCACACGGCTTTCCTTCTGCGCATCAAAGGCAACCTGAATGGCATTGTAGCCATCTTTGTCTTCCGTTTTGATCTGGGCGAAGGTGTTGCCCTTGACGTCAATGACGGTCACGGGCACCATAGCGCCGGATTCCTGGTCAAACAGACGGGTCATACCGACCTTTTTTCCGATAAGTCCTAGAGCCATTGTAGTGTGTCTTTCTGTTTTTTTATTACTTATCCGGGTACCAAACTAGATGCGGATCGTGATGTCCACGCCGGCGGGAAGGTTGAGCTTCTTGAGCTCATCAATCGTGCGTGCGGTCGGATCGACGATGTCGAGCAGGCGCTTGTGGGTGCGGATTTCAAATTGTTCAGCCGACTTTTTGTTGACGTGAACGGAACGGTTCACGGAGAATTTCTCAATGCGGGTCGGCAGCGGGATCGGGCCGTGAACTTTGGCTCCGGTGCGCTTGGCGGTTTCAACGATCTCCTGGGAGGAGCGGTCGATGGCGCGGGAGTCGAAAGCGCGGAGTCGAATGCGGATTTTTGGACTTTGCATGGACGTGCGGTCTATTGGTTATACTTCAAAGGTTGTTTATTTGGCCCTGTCGCTGACGATCTGGTCAACGAGGTTCTGAGGCACCTGTTCAAAGTGGGAGGGCTCCATGGAGTAGGAGGCGCGGCCACTGGAAAGGGTACGGATGGCGGTGGAATAACCGAACATTTCGGACAAGGGAACCATGGCCTTGAGAATGCAAGCATTGGCCTTGTTTTCCATGTTGCTGATCTGGCCGCGGCGGCGGTTCAGGTCGCCCATGATGTCGCCCTGGTAGTCGGTCGGCGTGGAAGCTTCAACGGACATGATGGGTTCCAGCATGATGGGCTTGGCCTTCTTGAAGGCGTCCTTCATGGCGAAGATGGCGGCCATCTTGAACGCGTTTTCGTTGGAGTCCACTTCGTGATAGGAACCGTCCACCACTTCAACGTGTACGTCCACCACCGGATAACCGGCGATAACGCCCGTGGTCATGGCTTCGTTGAGACCGGCGTAAACGGCGTTCATGTATTCCTTGGGAATCGCGCCGCCCACAATCTTGTTTTCAATGGTGAGGCCTTTGCCCCGTTCGTTCGGCTTCACGTCGATGACAACGTGGCCGTACTGGCCGCGGCCGCCGGACTGCTTCACCAGCTTGCCGTCGCCGTGGGCGGGAGCAGTGATGGTTTCGCGGTAGGCGATCTGGGGCTTGCCGATGTCGGCTTCCACCTTGAATTCGCGCATCAGGCGGTCAATGATGATTTCCAGGTGAAGTTCACCCATGCCGGAAATCAGGGTCTGGCCGGTTTCTTCGTCGGTCTTCACGCGGAAGGTCGGGTCTTCTTCAGACAGGCGGCCCAGGGCGTTGGACATTTTTTCCTGGTCGGCCTTGGTCTTGGGTTCCACGGCCATGGAAATAACGGTTTCCGGGAAGGTGGGGGGTTCCAGGCAGATATCGTTGTCCGGGCTGGTGATGGTGTCGCCTGTGGTCACATTGCGCAGTCCCACGATGGCGGCGATGTCGCCGGAATACACGGCGTCAATATCCGTGTGCTGGTCAGCCTGGATCTGGATGATGCGGCCCACGCGTTCCGTTTTGCGGGTGCGGGGATTGTATACGGTGTCGCCCTTCTTGAGGACGCCGGCATACACGCGGATGAATACCAGCTTGCCGACGAACTTGTCAGCCCAGAGCTTGAACGCCAGCACCATGGGCTTGGCGTCGTCCGTAGCGGTGATTTCAAAGGTCTTTTCCGGATCCAGCGTGCTTTCAGCGTGGGCAGGAACGGTTTCCACCGGAGAGGGAAGGTAATCCACAACGGCGTCAAGCAGGAACTGAACGCCCTTGTTCTTGAAAGCGGAACCGCCGGCAACGGGAATAAACTTGTTGGCGATGGTGGCGCGGCGGATGGCCTGCTTGAGTTCGAGAGCCGTGAAAGGTTCTTCCATGAGAACCTTCTCAGCAAGTTCATCGTCCACGTCGGCAACACGGCTCACCAGTTCGTGGTAGGCCAGTTCGGCTTCTTCCTTGAGTTCGGCGGGAATCTCTTCAACCGAATAGGTGGAGCCGAGGCGGTCGTTGTCGGCGTAAATGATGGCCTTCTGGTTCACGACGTCGATCTGGCCGCGGAGCTGGTCTTCGGAACCAATGGGAATCAGGATGGCGGCGGCATTGGCACCCAGTTTGTTGTGGATGTCGTCCAACACGTTGTTGAAATTGGCGCCGGTGCGGTCCATCTTGTTCACAAAGCACATGCGCGGAACGCTGTACTTGGTGGCTTGACGCCACACGGTTTCCGTCTGGGGCTGCACGCCGGCCACACCGCAGAATACCACGATGGCGCCGTCAAGCACGCGGAGGGAACGTTCCACTTCAGCGGTGAAGTCAACGTGCCCGGGAGTGTCAATAACGTTCAGCTGGAAGTTTTCACCTTCGAACACTTTGCTGATGCCTTCATTCTTCACCTGCTTCCAGTTGGTGGTAACGGCAGCGGAGGTAATGGTGATACCGCGTTCGCGTTCCTGCTCCATCCAGTCGGTGGTAGCGGCACCGTCGTGCACTTCGCCGATCTTGTGGATCATGCCTGTGTAGAAGAGGATGCGCTCGGACAAGGTGGTTTTGCCGGCGTCAATGTGAGCGGAGATACCGATGTTGCGGTACCGCTCAAGAGGAGCCTTGCGATTGGGATTGTTTACGTGATCGGACATAGTGTCTGGGAAATATCTGTAATGATCGAAAGTGAATGATTCTGCTGACGGTCGCGAAAGGGATTACCAGCGGAAGTGGGCAAAGGCGCGGTTGGCCTGGGCCATCTTGTGCACGTCGTCGCGCTTGCGGACGGCGGCGCCCTGGTTGTTGGCGGCTTCCTTGATTTCGTTGGAGAGCGCCTTGTGCATCGGCACGCCCTTGCGGTTGCGGGCATAGTTCACGATCCAGCGCATGGCCAGGGATTCGGAACGGGCCGGATCCACTTCAAGCGGAACCTGGTAGGTGGCACCGCCAACGCGGCGGCTCTTCACTTCCACACGGGGCTTGGCGTTTTCAATGGCGCGAGTGATCACTTCCAGGGGATCAATGCTGTCCGTGCCTTCGTTAGCCATGTCGATGGCAGCATAAACAATGCGTTCCGCAAGGGAGCGCTTGCCATCCAGCATAACCTTGCTGATCAGCTTGCCGACAAGAGTGCTGTCGTAACGGGGGTCACGACGTTCGATTTTTCTATAGACGCGTTTACGGCGGGCCATAATATTTAATAGGTAAGATTGTTAATGTTTACTTGGCAGCAGCCTTCGGGCGCTTGGCGCCATACTTGGAACGGCCCTGACGGCGCTTGTCGACACCGAGACAGTCAAGAGCGCCGCGGACGATATGATAGCGAACACCGGGCAAGTCCTTCACACGACCGCCGCGAACAAGCACGATGGAGTGTTCCTGAAGGTTGTGACCTTCACCGCCAATGTAGGCGATCACTTCTTCACCATTGGTAAGACGGACCTTGGCCACCTTGCGAAGAGCCGAGTTCGGCTTCTTGGGCGTACGGGTCATCACCTGGAGACAAACACCGCGGCGTTGCGGGCAGCTATGAAGAGCGCGTGACTTGGACTTCTCTTCCGGAGTAATACGTCCCTTGCGGACGAGCTGATTAATAGTCGGCATGTTTTCCTGCTTTGGTTGTGGTTCGTCGGTCTGCACCGATATTCAAGGCGAACATCCCTTTCAGTAAGCAGGAAGCGCGCCTTTTTTCCGGAGGCAAACCCGATAGAAAACGTATTTCTTGCACCTTCCGGTGCGTTTGGGGACGGCAAATATAACGTGATTTCACACCATGACAAGTCTTTTATTCCCTTTTCCTGAATATTTTTCTCAGAGACACGCTTTTCCCTCAAGCGGACGGTTCCCGCAATCCTGCCATGACAAAAAAAATCCCGTCCGTGCAAACCGGCGCACGAACGGGAAATGAAAAAAACGCAGACCGGCTCAGTTCTTGGGCGTCACCAGGCTGTGGCCGGACATTTCGGCGGGCTGCTTCAGCCCCATCAGGCTCAGCAGCGTGGGGGCCACGTCCGCCAGAATGCCGTCGGACAACTTCACCTCGTCCTTGTCTTCCGCCACGTAAATAAGGTCCACTAGGTTGGTGGTATGGGCCGTATTCGGAGAACCGTCTTCATTGCGCATGTGCTCGGCATTGCCGTGGTCCGCCGTGATGAGCAGCTTGCCGCCCAGCTCCAGAATCTTCTTCACGCACTTCTCCAGGGCATTGTCCACGGCTTCGCACGCGGCAACGCCGGCTTCCAGATAACCCGTGTGGCCCACCATGTCTCCGTTGGCAAAATTCATGATGATCACGTCGTACTTGTCTGCGGCTTCCACAAACTTGTCCGCCACTTCCTCCGCGCTCATCTGGGGCTTGAGGTCATAGGTAGCCACCTCGCGGGGGGAGGGAACCAGAATGCGGTCCTCACCGGGGAACTGCGTCTCCACGCCTCCGTTGAAGAAGAAAGTGACGTGGGCGTATTTTTCCGTCTCCGCGATGCGGAGCTGGGTCTTCCCGGCTTCCGAAACGATCTGGCCGAAAATATTGTCGAGCTGCTCCTGCTCAAACACGATGGGGGAGGGATACTTGGCGTCGTACTCCGTCAGGGTCACATAATGCACCTTCGGCTGCACTTCGCGGTCAAATCCGTCAAAATCGGAATACAGGAAGGCGTCGCTCATCTGGCGGGCTCGGTCGGCACGGAAATTGAAAAAGAACACCACGTCATTATCACGTACGCGCTGTTCGTTGCCATACGCGAAAATGCCGGGCTTCAGGAACTCATCCGTCTCACCCTTCGCATAGCACTGTTCCACATACTCGGCAGGAGAGCAGGAACACTGTTCGCCGCGGCCCAGAACGATGGCGTCCCACGCAAGCTTGTTACGGTCCCAGCGCTTGTCGCGGTCCATCGCGTAAAAACGGCCGATCACCGTAGCTATCTTGGCGCCGTAAGGCTTCACGGCTTCCTCAAGCTGGCGCATAAATCCGGCTCCGCTGGTGGGGGAACAATCGCGCCCGTCCGTAATGGCATGAATGCAAATATCGCGCACCCCCGCTTCATAGGCGTACTTGACGATGCCCGCCAAATGGTTGATGTGGCTGTGCACGCCGCCGTCGCTCACCAGGCCCAGCAAATGCAGGCGGGAAGAAACGGCCTGGGAAAATGCGGTTTTCAATACGGCGTTCTCACCCATCGAGCCGTCCTTGATGGCATTATCCACGCGGCAAAGATCCTGATACACCACGCGCCCCGCACCCAGATTCAGGTGACCTACTTCGGAATTGCCCATCTGCCCGTCGGGAAGGCCCACGTCTTCCCCGGAAGCGCCCAGCAGGCTGTGGGGATAGTTGGCAAGGAGGTAATCAGTAAACGGGGTATCAGCCAGAACAGTGGCGTCACCGTATTCTTTCGCGACATCAGGC
This genomic stretch from Akkermansia biwaensis harbors:
- the rpsS gene encoding 30S ribosomal protein S19; translation: MGRSLKKGPFVSQKLLAKIDAQLESGDRKPIKTWSRASMITPDFVGLTFLVHAGKNFATVYVTENMVGHKLGEFAPTRVFKQHGGIGKK
- the rplB gene encoding 50S ribosomal protein L2, giving the protein MSLKSFKPVTPSNRYKVWPSFDEITTSTPEKSLCRPLKKSGGRNNNGRITTRHIGGGHKRKYRLVDFKRNKFDVPATVLTIEYDPNRTCRIALIEYKDGEKSYILAPNGLQVGMKVESGQKVAPKVGNAMPLKNVPLGTSVHNIEIRPGSGGKVARAAGQQAIVSNREAGYALIKMPSGEIRRFNEDCYCTIGQVGNTQHMNEMSGKAGRTRWLGVRPTVRGMTMNPVDHPNGGGEGKSKSGGGRQHLKSPWGHVKGQKTRRLRKPSDSVIVQRRNSK
- the rplW gene encoding 50S ribosomal protein L23; its protein translation is MKDIYQVIKKVRISEKATMLQETTGELVLEVDRDANKIEIKKAVEVAFGKKVASVRTANYDGKLKRQRRADAGRTAHWKKAYIKLANGETLDLV
- the rplD gene encoding 50S ribosomal protein L4 yields the protein MSANTFTLEAAAAANIQVAGSDKGSQAVHDLIVAYQANRRTGSANTKTRGEVSGNNKKIFRQKGTGNARHGDKRAPIFVGGGVVFGPRPCDYSKKVNKSTRRLALRRVLGDLIAASRISTVAEFSVADGKTKSFIKAVKDLTDAKKVLIVAASFDEATYLAGRNVQDVLLMTAAEVNIEQLMKADAVILVDNALETLASRTA
- the rplC gene encoding 50S ribosomal protein L3, with translation MALGLIGKKVGMTRLFDQESGAMVPVTVIDVKGNTFAQIKTEDKDGYNAIQVAFDAQKESRVAKPQAGHFKKLGIQPTKLLKEFRVEASELPAEGAEDPGVDLFSAGQWVDVIGTSKGKGFQGAMRRHNFHGSPAAHGSMMHRRTGGVGGCSTPGRVWKNQKMPGQMGNARRTVQNLKVVAVRPEDNVILISGAVPGARGSYLVIRPAKKK
- the rpsJ gene encoding 30S ribosomal protein S10; the protein is MQSPKIRIRLRAFDSRAIDRSSQEIVETAKRTGAKVHGPIPLPTRIEKFSVNRSVHVNKKSAEQFEIRTHKRLLDIVDPTARTIDELKKLNLPAGVDITIRI
- the fusA gene encoding elongation factor G, producing MSDHVNNPNRKAPLERYRNIGISAHIDAGKTTLSERILFYTGMIHKIGEVHDGAATTDWMEQERERGITITSAAVTTNWKQVKNEGISKVFEGENFQLNVIDTPGHVDFTAEVERSLRVLDGAIVVFCGVAGVQPQTETVWRQATKYSVPRMCFVNKMDRTGANFNNVLDDIHNKLGANAAAILIPIGSEDQLRGQIDVVNQKAIIYADNDRLGSTYSVEEIPAELKEEAELAYHELVSRVADVDDELAEKVLMEEPFTALELKQAIRRATIANKFIPVAGGSAFKNKGVQFLLDAVVDYLPSPVETVPAHAESTLDPEKTFEITATDDAKPMVLAFKLWADKFVGKLVFIRVYAGVLKKGDTVYNPRTRKTERVGRIIQIQADQHTDIDAVYSGDIAAIVGLRNVTTGDTITSPDNDICLEPPTFPETVISMAVEPKTKADQEKMSNALGRLSEEDPTFRVKTDEETGQTLISGMGELHLEIIIDRLMREFKVEADIGKPQIAYRETITAPAHGDGKLVKQSGGRGQYGHVVIDVKPNERGKGLTIENKIVGGAIPKEYMNAVYAGLNEAMTTGVIAGYPVVDVHVEVVDGSYHEVDSNENAFKMAAIFAMKDAFKKAKPIMLEPIMSVEASTPTDYQGDIMGDLNRRRGQISNMENKANACILKAMVPLSEMFGYSTAIRTLSSGRASYSMEPSHFEQVPQNLVDQIVSDRAK
- the rpsG gene encoding 30S ribosomal protein S7 — its product is MARRKRVYRKIERRDPRYDSTLVGKLISKVMLDGKRSLAERIVYAAIDMANEGTDSIDPLEVITRAIENAKPRVEVKSRRVGGATYQVPLEVDPARSESLAMRWIVNYARNRKGVPMHKALSNEIKEAANNQGAAVRKRDDVHKMAQANRAFAHFRW
- the rpsL gene encoding 30S ribosomal protein S12 — protein: MPTINQLVRKGRITPEEKSKSRALHSCPQRRGVCLQVMTRTPKKPNSALRKVAKVRLTNGEEVIAYIGGEGHNLQEHSIVLVRGGRVKDLPGVRYHIVRGALDCLGVDKRRQGRSKYGAKRPKAAAK
- the gpmI gene encoding 2,3-bisphosphoglycerate-independent phosphoglycerate mutase, with amino-acid sequence MSKKPVVLVIRDGWGRNPLGPDVAKEYGDATVLADTPFTDYLLANYPHSLLGASGEDVGLPDGQMGNSEVGHLNLGAGRVVYQDLCRVDNAIKDGSMGENAVLKTAFSQAVSSRLHLLGLVSDGGVHSHINHLAGIVKYAYEAGVRDICIHAITDGRDCSPTSGAGFMRQLEEAVKPYGAKIATVIGRFYAMDRDKRWDRNKLAWDAIVLGRGEQCSCSPAEYVEQCYAKGETDEFLKPGIFAYGNEQRVRDNDVVFFFNFRADRARQMSDAFLYSDFDGFDREVQPKVHYVTLTEYDAKYPSPIVFEQEQLDNIFGQIVSEAGKTQLRIAETEKYAHVTFFFNGGVETQFPGEDRILVPSPREVATYDLKPQMSAEEVADKFVEAADKYDVIIMNFANGDMVGHTGYLEAGVAACEAVDNALEKCVKKILELGGKLLITADHGNAEHMRNEDGSPNTAHTTNLVDLIYVAEDKDEVKLSDGILADVAPTLLSLMGLKQPAEMSGHSLVTPKN